The following proteins are co-located in the Vallicoccus soli genome:
- a CDS encoding ABC transporter permease: MTGTSATAFRAVLWRDVRVTGRELPSFLAQVVLQPLFLLFVFGRVLTELGYAQQAYADLLFPGVVALTAFLTALQSTALPLVIDFSFTKEIEDRLLAPLPVAWVALEKMVFASLRALVASVVMFPVGVLVLGEVPWRAGALPLVAAVLVLGALAGSALGLVLGTSVTPNRINVVFALVLTPLLFTGCSQYPWRSLETLRWFQVVTALNPLTYVSEALRGALVPSVPHIPAWVCLLVLAAATGAFGALGVRGFLRRALD; this comes from the coding sequence GTGACCGGCACCTCCGCAACCGCTTTCCGCGCGGTCCTGTGGCGGGACGTGCGGGTCACCGGGCGCGAGCTGCCCAGCTTCCTGGCCCAGGTGGTGCTCCAGCCGCTGTTCCTGCTGTTCGTCTTCGGCCGGGTGCTCACCGAGCTGGGCTACGCGCAGCAGGCGTACGCCGACCTGCTGTTCCCCGGCGTGGTCGCCCTCACCGCGTTCCTCACCGCGCTGCAGAGCACCGCGCTGCCGCTCGTCATCGACTTCTCGTTCACCAAGGAGATCGAGGACCGCCTGCTGGCGCCGCTGCCCGTCGCCTGGGTCGCGCTGGAGAAGATGGTCTTCGCGTCGCTGCGGGCGCTCGTCGCGTCGGTGGTGATGTTCCCCGTCGGCGTGCTCGTGCTCGGCGAGGTCCCCTGGCGCGCCGGGGCGCTGCCGCTGGTGGCCGCCGTCCTCGTGCTCGGCGCCCTCGCCGGCTCCGCGCTGGGGCTGGTCCTCGGCACCTCCGTGACCCCCAACCGGATCAACGTCGTGTTCGCCCTCGTGCTCACCCCGCTGCTGTTCACCGGGTGCAGCCAGTACCCGTGGCGCTCGCTGGAGACGCTGCGCTGGTTCCAGGTGGTGACCGCGCTCAACCCGCTGACCTACGTCTCCGAGGCCCTGCGCGGCGCGCTGGTGCCGTCGGTGCCGCACATCCCCGCCTGGGTCTGCCTGCTCGTCCTCGCCGCCGCGACCGGCGCCTTCGGCGCGCTCGGGGTGCGCGGGTTCCTGCGGCGCGCCCTCGACTGA
- a CDS encoding ABC transporter ATP-binding protein, translating to MPDVPQVEVADLRKRYPKAEQDAVAGVSFTVAAGEVFGLLGPNGAGKTTTVGVLTTRARPTAGTARVAGVDVVRDPVRARGVLAVVPQRNNLDRSLTVRENLLFHAAYHGVPRAEARRRADALLDEFGLAERAGDKPDRFSGGQAQRMMIARALMHDPRVLFLDEPSTGLDPAARLFVWERVRALRERGVTVLLTTHDMAEATELADRVGIMDRGRLLALDAPDALVRALPGEETLDLAVDDPPPHLVDDLAALARVMRVEPRDGAVRLWVDGPATELLAPAAAAVAAGGATLTDVSLGRKDLEDVFIELTGRALR from the coding sequence GTGCCCGACGTGCCGCAGGTCGAGGTGGCCGACCTCCGCAAGCGCTACCCCAAGGCCGAGCAGGACGCCGTGGCCGGCGTCTCCTTCACCGTGGCCGCCGGTGAGGTCTTCGGCCTGCTGGGGCCCAACGGCGCCGGCAAGACGACGACCGTCGGCGTGCTCACGACGCGGGCGCGGCCGACGGCCGGCACGGCCCGGGTGGCGGGGGTCGACGTGGTGCGCGACCCGGTCCGCGCCCGCGGGGTGCTCGCCGTGGTCCCGCAGCGCAACAACCTCGACCGCTCGCTCACCGTGCGCGAGAACCTGCTGTTCCACGCGGCGTACCACGGGGTGCCGCGCGCCGAGGCGCGCCGGCGGGCCGACGCCCTGCTCGACGAGTTCGGCCTCGCCGAGCGGGCCGGCGACAAGCCCGACCGGTTCTCCGGGGGCCAGGCGCAGCGGATGATGATCGCGCGCGCCCTCATGCACGACCCGCGCGTGCTCTTCCTCGACGAGCCGTCGACCGGGCTCGACCCCGCGGCCCGGCTCTTCGTGTGGGAGCGGGTGCGGGCGCTGCGCGAGCGGGGCGTCACGGTCCTGCTGACCACGCACGACATGGCCGAGGCCACCGAGCTCGCCGACCGGGTCGGGATCATGGACCGGGGCCGCCTGCTCGCGCTCGACGCCCCCGACGCGCTGGTCAGGGCCCTGCCCGGCGAGGAGACGCTGGACCTGGCCGTCGACGACCCCCCGCCGCACCTCGTCGACGACCTCGCGGCGCTGGCCCGGGTCATGCGGGTGGAGCCGCGCGACGGCGCCGTGCGGCTGTGGGTCGACGGCCCCGCGACCGAGCTGCTCGCCCCCGCCGCCGCGGCCGTGGCCGCCGGGGGCGCCACGCTGACCGACGTCTCCCTCGGACGGAAGGACCTCGAGGACGTGTTCATCGAGCTGACGGGACGGGCGCTGCGGTGA
- a CDS encoding haloacid dehalogenase-like hydrolase, which translates to MTLIDSRPGIAATWARVSEETGVRVDGELATSRLGPPVELEVAQWFPPERVQEVADLYRALYPSTAVARVGALPGAVESVAAVRRHGGRVLVVTGKHAPSARLHLDHLGMAVDEVVGQSFAAVKGERLLERGAHVYVGDHLGDLEAARGAGAVAVGVATGPYDAAALRAAGFDVVLDDLTGFPAWLDEHVLQRRLADLEERLRGLGSVLVALSGGADSAFLLAAAVRALGPERVAAATGESASLATGELDGARALAASLGVRHLAPATAEQERPGYRANGPDRCAHCKAELLDVLRPLAEAEGLAAVATGTNADDAASGLRPGIAAAQDRGAVAPLRDAGLTKAQVREASRRWGVPTWDKPAAACLASRVAYGLEVTPERLARVDRAEAALRSALVAAGVPVRDLRVRDLGDRARVEVDAAAVARVAALPAAAEAVTGAGFAAVEVDPRGFRSGSMHELLPDPRPRA; encoded by the coding sequence ATGACCCTCATCGACAGCCGCCCCGGCATCGCCGCCACGTGGGCGCGGGTGTCCGAGGAGACCGGCGTGCGGGTCGACGGCGAGCTCGCGACGAGCCGGCTCGGCCCGCCGGTGGAGCTCGAGGTGGCGCAGTGGTTCCCGCCCGAGCGGGTGCAGGAGGTGGCCGACCTCTACCGGGCGCTCTACCCGTCCACGGCGGTCGCGCGGGTCGGCGCGCTCCCGGGCGCGGTGGAGTCGGTGGCGGCGGTGCGCCGCCACGGCGGGCGGGTCCTCGTCGTCACCGGCAAGCACGCGCCGAGCGCCCGCCTGCACCTGGACCACCTCGGCATGGCCGTCGACGAGGTCGTCGGGCAGTCCTTCGCGGCGGTCAAGGGCGAGCGGCTGCTCGAGCGCGGCGCGCACGTCTACGTCGGCGACCACCTCGGCGACCTCGAGGCCGCGCGGGGGGCCGGCGCGGTCGCGGTCGGCGTCGCCACGGGGCCGTACGACGCCGCGGCCCTGCGCGCCGCCGGCTTCGACGTCGTCCTCGACGACCTCACCGGCTTCCCCGCCTGGCTCGACGAGCACGTCCTGCAGCGGCGGCTCGCGGACCTCGAGGAGCGGCTGCGGGGGCTCGGGTCGGTGCTCGTCGCGCTCTCCGGCGGTGCCGACTCGGCCTTCCTGCTCGCCGCGGCCGTGCGCGCCCTCGGCCCGGAGCGGGTCGCCGCGGCCACGGGGGAGTCCGCGTCGCTCGCCACCGGCGAGCTCGACGGGGCCCGCGCGCTCGCCGCCTCGCTCGGCGTGCGCCACCTCGCGCCGGCGACCGCGGAGCAGGAGCGCCCCGGCTACCGCGCCAACGGGCCGGACCGCTGCGCGCACTGCAAGGCCGAGCTGCTCGACGTGCTGCGCCCGCTCGCCGAGGCCGAGGGGCTCGCCGCCGTCGCCACCGGCACCAACGCGGACGACGCGGCGAGCGGCCTGCGCCCGGGCATCGCCGCGGCGCAGGACCGGGGCGCCGTCGCCCCGCTGCGCGACGCGGGCCTGACCAAGGCGCAGGTGCGCGAGGCGTCGCGCCGCTGGGGGGTCCCGACGTGGGACAAGCCGGCGGCCGCCTGCCTGGCCTCGCGGGTGGCGTACGGCCTCGAGGTCACCCCCGAGCGGCTGGCCCGCGTCGACCGCGCGGAGGCGGCCCTGCGCTCGGCGCTCGTCGCCGCGGGCGTGCCGGTGCGCGACCTGCGGGTGCGCGACCTCGGCGACCGCGCCCGCGTGGAGGTGGACGCCGCGGCCGTGGCGCGGGTTGCGGCTCTGCCCGCGGCGGCCGAGGCCGTCACCGGCGCCGGCTTCGCGGCCGTCGAGGTGGACCCCCGGGGCTTCCGCTCCGGGTCGATGCACGAGCTGCTGCCCGACCCGCGCCCGCGCGCCTGA
- a CDS encoding MOSC domain-containing protein: MRVLSLHRYPVKSLLGEALEAAQVDARGLSGDRRWAVVHPDGKLGSGKSSRRFRRTPGLLDLAAVLVDGRPVVRLPDGRSFGPGPGADAALAERLGVDVALREEDGEPFFDDGPVHLVTTSSLARLRDELGHDVPAGRFRANVVVETGDSAFAEDAWVGRGLALGEVRLRVAERMPRCVMVGMEQGALPDDRAVLPGVHRVNEGTFGVWATVVRPGRVAVGDPVALV, translated from the coding sequence GTGCGCGTCCTCAGCCTGCACCGCTACCCGGTGAAGTCGCTCCTCGGCGAGGCGCTCGAGGCCGCGCAGGTGGACGCGCGGGGGCTGTCGGGGGACCGCCGCTGGGCCGTGGTCCACCCCGACGGCAAGCTCGGGAGCGGCAAGTCCTCGCGGCGGTTCCGCCGCACCCCCGGCCTGCTCGACCTCGCTGCCGTGCTGGTGGACGGGCGCCCCGTGGTCCGGCTGCCCGACGGCCGCTCGTTCGGCCCCGGCCCGGGCGCCGACGCGGCGCTGGCCGAGCGCCTCGGCGTGGACGTCGCCCTGCGCGAGGAGGACGGCGAGCCGTTCTTCGACGACGGCCCGGTCCACCTGGTCACGACCTCCTCGCTCGCCCGGCTGCGCGACGAGCTGGGCCACGACGTCCCGGCCGGGCGGTTCCGGGCCAACGTGGTCGTGGAGACCGGGGACAGCGCTTTCGCCGAGGACGCCTGGGTGGGGCGGGGGCTCGCGCTGGGCGAGGTGCGGCTGCGGGTGGCCGAGCGGATGCCCCGGTGCGTCATGGTGGGGATGGAGCAGGGCGCCCTCCCCGACGACCGCGCCGTGCTGCCGGGGGTCCACCGGGTCAACGAGGGGACGTTCGGGGTCTGGGCGACGGTGGTGCGCCCGGGCCGGGTCGCGGTGGGCGACCCGGTCGCGCTCGTGTGA
- a CDS encoding helicase C-terminal domain-containing protein, with amino-acid sequence MSSPAVDPPRSLSDDLRARDDADLAALLRERPDLLAPVPGDLGQLAARATTQASVARALDRLDRGVLQVAEVLAALPDPATLEQAGAWLGADPRPGVQRLRLLGLLWGPDDALRLVRTVRQVVGSPAGLGPPLREALGTYGPRRTAALLADLGLPATGDPARATERIAPHLSDPAVLDRLLAEVPGAARPVLDRLLWGPAYGRVGDAQRDVTLASASTPVEQLLARGLLVATERDAVVLPREVAVHLRGGHVHARHEAEPPAPEVRELDPALVDRTAGGAASELLRHVEELLEAWSADGPAVLRTGGLGVRDLRRTAAALDVDEQHAAFVAELAYAAGLVGRSTEVDERWWPTPAYDAWLEEPPGARWARLARSWVESTRVAGLVGSRDERDKPRNALSHELTHGAAPEVRAQVLGELAALPPGAAATPASLDERVVWRRPRRAGRVRSDLVAGALREAELLGLTGRGALSGPGRLLVAGDDETAGGALGRLLPEPLDHVLLQADLTAVAPGPLEPALAQEIALLADVESRGGATVYRFSESSVRRALDAGRTADDVHRVLAERSRTPVPQPLTYLVDDVARRHGRIRVGTASAYVRCDDASVLAELAAHRRAGRLRLRRLAPTVLAAQAPVEQVLEELRALGYAPMAETPDGDVLVRRPGVHRTPEVARPPRLRSEPAAPDDRLLTAAVRAVRAGDRAVRAERRPAPAPAALVPRSAVGDTLAALRSAAEEGASLWIGYVNNDGHASERVIDPVRVEGGHVTAFDHLRDEVRTFAVHRITGVAALAD; translated from the coding sequence ATGTCCAGCCCCGCGGTGGACCCGCCGCGCAGCCTGTCCGACGACCTGCGCGCCCGGGACGACGCCGACCTCGCCGCGCTCCTGCGCGAGCGCCCCGACCTGCTCGCGCCGGTGCCGGGCGACCTCGGGCAGCTCGCCGCGCGCGCCACCACGCAGGCGTCCGTGGCCCGGGCCCTCGACCGGCTCGACCGGGGCGTGCTGCAGGTCGCCGAGGTCCTCGCTGCCCTGCCGGACCCGGCGACGCTCGAGCAGGCCGGCGCCTGGCTCGGCGCCGACCCGCGCCCCGGCGTGCAACGCCTGCGCCTGCTCGGCCTGCTGTGGGGGCCCGACGACGCGCTGCGCCTGGTGCGCACGGTGCGCCAGGTCGTGGGCAGCCCGGCCGGGCTGGGCCCGCCGCTGCGCGAGGCGCTGGGCACGTACGGCCCGCGGCGCACCGCCGCCCTCCTCGCCGACCTCGGGCTGCCGGCGACCGGCGACCCGGCGCGGGCCACCGAGCGGATCGCCCCCCACCTGTCCGACCCGGCCGTGCTCGACCGGCTCCTCGCCGAGGTGCCGGGGGCGGCGCGCCCCGTGCTCGACCGGCTGCTGTGGGGGCCGGCGTACGGCCGGGTGGGCGACGCCCAGCGCGACGTCACCCTCGCCTCCGCGTCCACCCCCGTCGAGCAGCTGCTCGCCCGCGGCCTGCTCGTCGCGACCGAGCGCGACGCGGTCGTGCTCCCCCGCGAGGTCGCGGTGCACCTGCGCGGGGGCCACGTGCACGCCCGCCACGAGGCCGAGCCGCCGGCGCCGGAGGTCCGCGAGCTCGACCCGGCGCTCGTCGACCGCACCGCGGGCGGCGCCGCGTCGGAGCTGCTGCGCCACGTCGAGGAGCTGCTCGAGGCGTGGAGCGCCGACGGCCCGGCGGTCCTGCGCACCGGCGGGCTCGGCGTGCGCGACCTGCGCCGCACCGCCGCCGCCCTCGACGTCGACGAGCAGCACGCGGCGTTCGTCGCCGAGCTGGCGTACGCCGCCGGGCTCGTGGGGCGCAGCACCGAGGTCGACGAGCGCTGGTGGCCGACCCCCGCGTACGACGCCTGGCTCGAGGAGCCGCCGGGCGCGCGCTGGGCCCGGCTGGCCCGCTCGTGGGTGGAGTCGACGCGGGTGGCGGGCCTGGTCGGCAGCCGCGACGAGCGCGACAAGCCGCGCAACGCGCTGTCCCACGAGCTGACGCACGGCGCCGCGCCGGAGGTGCGCGCGCAGGTGCTCGGCGAGCTGGCCGCCCTGCCGCCGGGCGCCGCGGCCACGCCCGCGAGCCTCGACGAGCGCGTGGTGTGGCGCCGCCCCCGCCGCGCCGGGCGGGTGCGCAGCGACCTCGTCGCGGGCGCGCTGCGCGAGGCGGAGCTGCTGGGGCTGACCGGGCGCGGCGCGCTGTCCGGGCCCGGCCGGCTCCTCGTCGCCGGCGACGACGAGACGGCGGGCGGGGCGCTCGGGCGGCTGCTGCCCGAGCCGCTCGACCACGTCCTGCTGCAGGCCGACCTGACGGCGGTGGCGCCGGGTCCCCTCGAGCCCGCGCTGGCCCAGGAGATCGCGCTGCTCGCGGACGTGGAGAGCCGCGGCGGGGCGACGGTCTACCGGTTCAGCGAGTCCTCGGTGCGGCGCGCCCTGGACGCCGGGCGCACCGCCGACGACGTGCACCGGGTGCTCGCCGAGCGCTCGCGCACCCCGGTGCCGCAGCCGCTGACGTACCTCGTCGACGACGTCGCCCGCCGGCACGGGCGCATCCGGGTCGGGACCGCGAGCGCGTACGTGCGCTGCGACGACGCCTCGGTCCTCGCCGAGCTCGCCGCGCACCGCCGCGCGGGCAGGCTGCGGCTGCGCCGGCTCGCGCCCACGGTGCTCGCGGCGCAGGCCCCGGTGGAGCAGGTGCTCGAGGAGCTGCGGGCGCTGGGCTACGCGCCGATGGCCGAGACGCCGGACGGCGACGTGCTCGTGCGCCGCCCGGGGGTGCACCGCACGCCGGAGGTGGCCCGCCCGCCGCGCCTGCGCTCCGAGCCGGCCGCCCCCGACGACCGCCTGCTCACCGCCGCCGTGCGGGCCGTGCGGGCGGGCGACCGCGCGGTGCGCGCCGAGCGGCGCCCGGCACCGGCCCCCGCCGCCCTCGTGCCGCGCAGCGCGGTCGGGGACACCCTCGCCGCGCTGCGCTCGGCCGCGGAGGAGGGGGCGTCGCTGTGGATCGGCTACGTCAACAACGACGGGCACGCCAGCGAGCGGGTCATCGACCCCGTACGGGTCGAGGGCGGCCACGTGACGGCGTTCGACCACCTGCGCGACGAGGTGCGCACCTTCGCCGTGCACCGCATCACCGGCGTCGCCGCCCTCGCCGACTGA
- a CDS encoding cold-shock protein — MPTGKVKWYDTEKGFGFLTSEEGEDVFLHKGALPSGVSTVKPGTRVEFGVAQGRRGAQALQVRLLDPPPSVVRNTRTPAEDMVVIVEDLISLLDGVSAGLRRGRYPERGQAKKVSAVLRAVADDLDA; from the coding sequence GTGCCCACCGGCAAGGTCAAGTGGTACGACACGGAGAAGGGCTTCGGCTTCCTCACCAGCGAGGAGGGCGAGGACGTCTTCCTGCACAAGGGCGCGCTGCCCAGCGGCGTGAGCACGGTCAAGCCCGGCACCCGGGTGGAGTTCGGCGTGGCCCAGGGCCGCCGCGGCGCGCAGGCGCTGCAGGTGCGCCTGCTCGACCCGCCGCCCAGCGTGGTCCGCAACACCCGCACCCCGGCCGAGGACATGGTCGTCATCGTCGAGGACCTCATCAGCCTGCTCGACGGCGTTTCGGCGGGGCTGCGCCGGGGCCGCTACCCCGAGCGCGGGCAGGCCAAGAAGGTCTCCGCCGTGCTGCGGGCCGTCGCCGACGACCTGGACGCCTGA
- a CDS encoding GlsB/YeaQ/YmgE family stress response membrane protein yields the protein MIGFIVAGLVIGALARLIKPGKQNLGLLATLLLGLVGSVIGGTIASAIGTGDVFELNVIGFVVAVIASVLLIGVAEAVTGGNRRAVR from the coding sequence ATGATCGGCTTCATAGTCGCCGGACTCGTCATCGGCGCCCTCGCGCGCCTCATCAAGCCCGGCAAGCAGAACCTCGGCCTGCTCGCGACCCTGCTGCTCGGCCTCGTCGGCTCCGTCATCGGCGGCACCATCGCCAGCGCGATCGGGACCGGCGACGTCTTCGAGCTCAACGTCATCGGCTTCGTCGTCGCCGTCATCGCCAGCGTGCTGCTCATCGGCGTCGCCGAGGCGGTGACCGGGGGCAACCGCCGCGCCGTGCGCTGA
- a CDS encoding DUF3027 domain-containing protein: MLDQQCADAVDLARAAAEELAAPDPVGEHLGVVAEGDRIVTHRFACTSRAYVGWYWAVTVARASRSRVVTVDEAVLLPGEGAVRAPEWLPWSERLRPGDLGVGDLLPTAADDPRLVPGWGEALAPGLEEAGEDDALDRALGWQLGLGRARVLSQVGRDDAADRWYAGDRGPDAPIAKAAPGQCSTCGFLVPLTGVLRRAFGVCANEYSPADGGVVAVDHGCGAHSEAEVLPPAPAAAPVVDELGYDEVDARPAPHEPGSVDDASPGEDLGHS; the protein is encoded by the coding sequence GTGCTCGACCAGCAGTGCGCCGACGCCGTCGACCTCGCCCGCGCCGCGGCCGAGGAGCTCGCGGCGCCGGACCCGGTCGGCGAGCACCTCGGCGTCGTGGCCGAGGGCGACCGCATCGTGACCCACCGGTTCGCCTGCACCTCGCGCGCGTACGTCGGCTGGTACTGGGCCGTCACCGTGGCCCGCGCCTCGCGGTCCCGGGTCGTGACCGTCGACGAGGCCGTCCTGCTCCCCGGGGAGGGTGCCGTGCGCGCCCCCGAGTGGCTGCCGTGGTCCGAGCGGCTGCGCCCCGGCGACCTCGGCGTCGGCGACCTGCTGCCCACGGCGGCCGACGACCCGCGCCTGGTGCCCGGGTGGGGCGAGGCGCTCGCGCCGGGCCTGGAGGAGGCCGGCGAGGACGACGCCCTGGACCGGGCGCTCGGCTGGCAGCTGGGCCTCGGCCGGGCCCGGGTGCTCTCGCAGGTCGGGCGCGACGACGCCGCGGACCGCTGGTACGCCGGGGACCGCGGCCCCGACGCCCCGATCGCGAAGGCCGCGCCGGGGCAGTGCTCGACCTGCGGCTTCCTCGTGCCGCTGACCGGCGTGCTGCGCCGCGCCTTCGGCGTCTGCGCCAACGAGTACAGCCCGGCCGACGGCGGGGTCGTCGCCGTCGACCACGGCTGCGGCGCCCACTCCGAGGCCGAGGTGCTGCCGCCGGCCCCCGCCGCCGCGCCCGTCGTCGACGAGCTCGGCTACGACGAGGTCGACGCGCGGCCCGCGCCGCACGAGCCGGGCTCGGTCGACGACGCCTCGCCGGGCGAGGACCTCGGGCACAGCTGA
- a CDS encoding MFS transporter: MEDGAAHEGTTAGGPRADEGARRPGAHRAPGGGAQAAGRALRTAGRHGARAAGATARGARAGARRVRRATHAQGAGATGLGRLIELQGLNHAGDALVTVALAGTLFFSVPVGEARGSVALYLLVTMAPFALLAPVVGPLLDRVRSGRRWALAGTFALRAVLALVMASAVSGTQDPLRLYPAAFGVLVLSRAYGVTRATVMPRLLPPGIGLVSANGRAQLAGTAALSVAGGLGAGVAALLGPGAVLWACAAVMALGAVQSLRLPPTVDSDEGEVGARWSARPEPDGRRGWNVGRSVIRGVRANAALRAFSGFLTLWVAFLVREEPLDGLPATLALGLVVVGAAAGAGLGTSLGTLLRERRPEVVVVVVVGVAAAASLLGAWTYERDRSGALVLALVACAAGAAQSMGKLSLDAIVQREVPEEVRTSAFARTETVLQLAWVLGGGLGILVPLGGGQGLLLAAVLLGAGLVLVLRERPLRGRSPGTAG; the protein is encoded by the coding sequence GTGGAGGACGGGGCGGCGCACGAGGGCACCACCGCCGGCGGGCCGCGCGCGGACGAGGGCGCGCGGCGGCCGGGGGCGCACCGCGCCCCCGGCGGGGGCGCCCAGGCGGCCGGGCGCGCGCTGCGCACCGCCGGGCGCCACGGGGCCCGCGCCGCCGGGGCCACCGCGCGCGGGGCCCGGGCCGGTGCGCGCCGGGTGCGCCGCGCCACGCACGCGCAGGGCGCCGGCGCGACGGGCCTCGGCCGGCTCATCGAGCTCCAGGGCCTCAACCACGCCGGCGACGCGCTCGTCACCGTCGCCCTCGCCGGCACCCTCTTCTTCTCGGTGCCCGTCGGCGAGGCCCGCGGCAGCGTGGCCCTCTACCTCCTCGTGACGATGGCGCCCTTCGCGCTGCTCGCCCCCGTCGTCGGGCCGCTGCTCGACCGGGTGCGCAGCGGCAGGCGCTGGGCGCTCGCCGGCACCTTCGCGCTGCGCGCCGTCCTGGCGCTCGTCATGGCCTCCGCGGTCTCCGGCACCCAGGACCCGCTGCGGCTCTACCCGGCGGCCTTCGGCGTGCTCGTGCTGTCGCGGGCGTACGGCGTCACCCGCGCCACGGTCATGCCGCGCCTGCTGCCGCCCGGCATCGGGCTGGTCTCGGCCAACGGCCGCGCGCAGCTCGCCGGCACCGCCGCCCTCAGCGTGGCCGGCGGGCTGGGGGCGGGCGTGGCGGCGCTGCTGGGGCCGGGTGCGGTGCTCTGGGCCTGCGCGGCCGTCATGGCGCTGGGCGCCGTGCAGAGCCTGCGCCTGCCGCCCACGGTGGACTCCGACGAGGGCGAGGTGGGCGCGCGGTGGAGCGCGCGGCCCGAGCCCGACGGGCGCCGCGGGTGGAACGTCGGGCGCTCGGTGATCAGGGGCGTGCGGGCCAACGCCGCGCTGCGCGCCTTCTCCGGCTTCCTCACCCTGTGGGTCGCCTTCCTCGTGCGCGAGGAGCCGCTCGACGGGCTGCCGGCGACCCTCGCGCTGGGCCTGGTCGTCGTCGGCGCGGCGGCCGGCGCGGGGCTCGGCACGTCGCTGGGCACCCTCCTGCGCGAGCGCCGGCCCGAGGTCGTCGTCGTGGTCGTCGTCGGCGTCGCGGCGGCGGCGAGCCTGCTGGGGGCGTGGACGTACGAGCGCGACCGCAGCGGGGCGCTCGTGCTCGCCCTGGTGGCCTGCGCGGCCGGCGCGGCCCAGTCGATGGGCAAGCTCTCGCTCGACGCCATCGTGCAGCGCGAGGTGCCCGAGGAGGTCCGCACGTCCGCGTTCGCGCGCACCGAGACGGTGCTGCAGCTCGCCTGGGTGCTCGGCGGCGGCCTCGGCATCCTCGTGCCCCTCGGCGGCGGGCAGGGCCTGCTCCTCGCGGCGGTCCTGCTGGGCGCGGGCCTGGTCCTCGTCCTGCGCGAGCGGCCCCTGCGCGGGCGGTCCCCCGGCACCGCCGGGTAG